The genome window ATCGCGCAGCAACAGCACCACGCCAATAAGTATCAGAAAAATACCGATAAATGCAGATGTCTTGTTTTTCATTTTGCTTACCTTCTCATATTTTCCCGGTATCAAACGGTTTGTTCGGTCGATTCTTCTTCCGGAAGTATAAATACCAACGCGAAATAAATCAGCACGCCCAATCCTTTGGAGGCGATGCTCAGCACCACCCAACCCAGCCGCACGAGTGTCGGATCGACGTTAAAATGTTTGGCTATTCCGGCGCACACACCGCTGATTTTTTTGTCGCTCCGGGAACGATAGATATCGAATGTGCTTTTTTGCGATGTTGAAGCATTGGACGATGCGGCATCCGGGTCTATTTCGGCAATCTCTGTTTGGGTTTCTTTTTGTTGATATTGCCGGTAAATCAACGCTGCACCGGCGGCGATCAACAGGATTGCCCAAATGGTTGACCACGGTAAATCGATAAAAATCAGGTCAAATAAATCCATCTCGCGAAGTAAAATTAACGCGCCGATGCTGACAAAAATAATGCCCCACAAAAAGGTTTTGTCGGTTTCCGGACGCTCGGGGCGTTCCGGTTCTGTTTCGTTCGGGTTTTCGGAAACGATCAGCAACGCGGCGATATACAAAACAAATCCGATACCGGCGACAAACACGCTGATGACCATCAACAGCCGAATCATATTGCTTTCCAGCCCGGTGTATGTTGCTAATCCACCGCAAACCCCGCCGATGTATTTATCGGTTTTGGAACGATACAGTTTCTGAGTTTTGTTATTCATTTCCATTTTCACTCCTTCATACGGGTTTTTCCCATTTAATAACACGTAAAAAACCCGTCAGAGTTTCGCGGTTTATGCTGTTGGCGCTTTGATTTCGAGAATTTCATACTTCATAATTCCGGCAGGCACTTTGATATCGACAACCTCGCCGGCTTTTTTACCGAGCAATGCCTTGCCAACCGGCGATGTCGTGGAAATTTTTGATTCCCGGAAATCGGATTCTTCCTGCGAAACCAATGTATATTCCACAGTTTGGTTGCGCTTCAAATCCTTCATCACAACGGTGGTGTAAATAGCAACCTGCTCATTGGTCACTTTGCTCGTATCAACCACTTTGGCGCGGCGGATGTTTTCTTCCAACTGGGTAATTTTGGATTCCAGCAATCCCATTGCCTCTTTGGCGGCGTGGTACTCCGCGTTTTCTTTAAGGTCGCCAAAGTCGCGTGCCTCAGATATTTTTTTGGAAATTTCCGGGCGTTTTTCGG of Calditrichia bacterium contains these proteins:
- a CDS encoding PspC domain-containing protein; protein product: MNNKTQKLYRSKTDKYIGGVCGGLATYTGLESNMIRLLMVISVFVAGIGFVLYIAALLIVSENPNETEPERPERPETDKTFLWGIIFVSIGALILLREMDLFDLIFIDLPWSTIWAILLIAAGAALIYRQYQQKETQTEIAEIDPDAASSNASTSQKSTFDIYRSRSDKKISGVCAGIAKHFNVDPTLVRLGWVVLSIASKGLGVLIYFALVFILPEEESTEQTV
- the greA gene encoding transcription elongation factor GreA, translating into MSSFMYISKEGLEKLKADLHYLKAEKRPEISKKISEARDFGDLKENAEYHAAKEAMGLLESKITQLEENIRRAKVVDTSKVTNEQVAIYTTVVMKDLKRNQTVEYTLVSQEESDFRESKISTTSPVGKALLGKKAGEVVDIKVPAGIMKYEILEIKAPTA